The Nitrospira sp. genome contains a region encoding:
- a CDS encoding filamentous hemagglutinin N-terminal domain-containing protein, which yields MQDRGAFLATSLNSVRIIASICLTFISISSFFQAEVRAEVTTSITVTTGTGNLNTTITQNDHIYNITNGTRVGTNVFHSFGNFSVGATDVANFQNTAVNGVFPPTSNILGRVSGGNISNIFGTVQTTGFGDANLFLMNQAGFLFGPDSALNVGGIVTFTSADYLRLTDGGRFNTSLSPSVPDLLTTAPVVAFGFLGQSPGAITIRGSQFTVSEQKGISLVGGNITVESGTLDDNTTQPTRIFAPGGQISLGSAASPGEILATNLLLDSGMTLGSISITQGSTLDVSSDAAGTVTIRGGQLVIDDGTISADTVTVDGAPTSIDINVAGNILISDTRNSPALTARTSGTGSAGDIQIMAANFEGISTSDSFEPSYLVDTTTSGVGRAGTVSITTGILTVSNLNPLFGFIGTGTLGEGHGGDVAITAESVRLQNTSINTGDAFARLLFQEASGSAGNLTIESDSLRLTNAALFADAFSAFANSQQAGNVTLNVRDISMNGGAVTAIGIAKGGAIFVATDRMITDFTIFESNTVSGPGGGITINANAVEMTNASSLISTTFGDGQAGDIHVTTTDHVSLLGTGPFSAERPTGFFSNSTGDFGPSGDAGNIFVTTPRLEIAGGARINTSTISSGRGGDVRLNVIKEISISGELPIDEPEPIFGIGSVHPSGVFTKTVGSDLCVNACGDAGRILVTAGSLTLTNGAQINSGTSNNGHGGDITVHSTKAIDLSGTLADGSPVGIFSRSIGTAPDAGPGGKVTLAAGQSVTIQNRASVSASSTGPGNAGDISINAGQQLDVQNGSITTKADQASGGNIDIRAIDQIRFVSSHISASVGADSGNGGNITIDPNVVILQNAQILANAVQGHGGNITITTPVFLQDQASLVDASSQFGVNGTVKIQSPTSNLSETVTQLPSKPSEIQALLQNRCAALAGGEQSTFIVAGRDALPSQPGGWLSSPVSMDHFTGEDLEHAAGPSAIAHVTETEIVSLRRLTPPGFLVRAFASGSTGCHS from the coding sequence ATGCAAGACAGAGGGGCGTTTCTCGCAACTTCGCTTAACTCTGTGCGGATTATTGCGTCGATCTGCCTCACTTTCATCTCTATCTCTAGTTTCTTCCAAGCAGAAGTCCGAGCTGAAGTCACGACTTCCATTACAGTTACAACTGGCACTGGAAATCTTAACACCACAATCACGCAAAACGACCATATCTACAACATTACCAATGGCACCAGGGTAGGCACAAATGTTTTCCATAGTTTTGGAAACTTTAGCGTGGGGGCAACCGATGTTGCCAACTTCCAGAACACTGCGGTGAACGGAGTTTTTCCGCCCACCTCGAATATCTTAGGTCGTGTCAGCGGCGGAAATATTTCCAATATCTTCGGCACCGTCCAAACAACCGGCTTCGGGGATGCCAATCTCTTTCTCATGAATCAAGCCGGATTCTTGTTCGGGCCGGACTCCGCTCTGAATGTCGGCGGAATAGTGACCTTTACATCAGCCGATTATCTGCGATTGACTGATGGGGGACGATTCAATACCTCGCTGAGTCCAAGTGTACCGGATCTCCTGACTACAGCGCCGGTAGTTGCGTTTGGATTCTTGGGTCAAAGTCCAGGAGCTATCACTATTCGGGGGAGTCAGTTCACCGTATCAGAGCAAAAAGGCATTTCGCTCGTCGGAGGAAACATTACGGTTGAATCCGGAACCCTAGATGACAACACAACTCAACCAACCCGGATCTTCGCTCCTGGTGGACAGATCTCCCTGGGAAGCGCAGCCTCACCCGGAGAAATCCTAGCAACTAACCTTCTGCTGGATTCAGGCATGACCTTGGGAAGCATTAGCATCACACAGGGATCGACTCTTGATGTATCAAGTGACGCGGCTGGTACCGTGACCATTCGAGGTGGTCAATTAGTGATTGACGACGGTACCATCTCAGCCGATACAGTCACCGTCGATGGCGCTCCGACATCTATTGACATCAATGTTGCGGGGAACATTCTGATTTCTGATACGCGCAACAGTCCGGCGCTCACAGCAAGAACGAGTGGGACCGGCAGTGCCGGTGACATACAGATTATGGCTGCAAATTTTGAGGGCATCTCGACTTCCGACTCATTCGAGCCTAGCTATCTCGTCGACACAACAACTTCTGGTGTTGGAAGAGCCGGTACCGTTAGCATCACTACTGGAATTCTAACGGTGTCCAACCTGAACCCTCTGTTTGGTTTCATCGGTACCGGCACATTGGGTGAAGGCCACGGTGGCGATGTTGCGATTACAGCGGAGAGTGTCCGGTTACAGAACACATCCATCAATACAGGAGATGCCTTCGCTCGATTACTCTTTCAAGAGGCCTCAGGATCTGCCGGCAACCTCACTATTGAGTCGGACAGTCTCCGTCTTACCAATGCAGCATTATTTGCGGATGCATTCTCTGCCTTTGCAAATTCTCAACAGGCCGGCAATGTCACACTCAATGTGCGCGACATAAGCATGAATGGCGGAGCAGTCACTGCCATTGGCATTGCCAAAGGCGGTGCAATATTTGTTGCTACCGATCGCATGATAACAGATTTCACAATCTTCGAATCAAACACGGTTTCCGGGCCAGGCGGTGGCATTACCATCAACGCCAATGCTGTCGAGATGACAAATGCCAGCTCACTCATCAGTACAACATTCGGTGACGGTCAAGCCGGTGACATTCATGTCACAACCACGGATCATGTAAGTCTATTGGGCACAGGTCCATTTTCCGCTGAAAGGCCGACAGGGTTTTTTAGCAACTCCACTGGAGACTTCGGTCCTTCGGGAGATGCGGGAAATATCTTCGTGACAACTCCGCGACTGGAGATAGCGGGTGGGGCACGTATCAACACCAGTACCATCAGTAGCGGGCGTGGTGGAGATGTTAGGCTCAACGTGATTAAAGAGATTTCCATTTCAGGTGAGCTTCCCATCGACGAACCAGAACCAATCTTCGGCATCGGCAGCGTTCACCCCAGTGGTGTGTTTACGAAAACGGTGGGAAGCGACTTGTGTGTCAATGCCTGCGGTGATGCTGGAAGAATTTTGGTTACTGCCGGATCATTGACATTAACAAACGGTGCACAGATCAATAGCGGGACCAGCAACAACGGCCATGGGGGTGACATCACGGTACATTCAACAAAAGCCATTGACCTGTCCGGAACTTTGGCTGATGGCTCTCCAGTGGGTATCTTTAGCCGTTCGATTGGTACGGCACCTGACGCCGGTCCAGGCGGCAAGGTCACTCTCGCAGCCGGGCAATCTGTGACCATTCAGAACCGCGCGTCGGTCTCCGCCAGCAGCACTGGGCCGGGCAACGCGGGTGATATTTCAATCAACGCAGGCCAGCAACTTGACGTCCAAAACGGCTCAATCACGACGAAGGCCGATCAAGCCAGCGGCGGCAACATCGATATTCGAGCCATCGATCAAATCCGGTTCGTGAGTAGTCACATCAGCGCTTCGGTCGGTGCCGACAGCGGCAACGGCGGCAACATCACGATCGATCCGAACGTGGTTATTCTGCAGAATGCCCAGATCCTCGCAAATGCGGTCCAAGGGCATGGCGGTAATATCACGATTACGACACCGGTGTTTCTGCAGGATCAGGCAAGCCTCGTCGATGCATCCTCACAATTCGGTGTCAACGGCACGGTGAAGATTCAGTCCCCTACGTCGAATTTGAGCGAGACGGTCACGCAGCTCCCGTCGAAGCCGAGCGAAATCCAGGCGCTCTTGCAGAACCGTTGTGCCGCACTTGCCGGCGGCGAACAGAGCACGTTTATTGTCGCCGGACGTGATGCCCTCCCCTCCCAGCCAGGCGGGTGGCTCAGTAGCCCCGTGTCGATGGATCATTTCACTGGAGAGGATCTGGAGCATGCGGCGGGTCCGAGTGCGATCGCACATGTAACTGAGACCGAGATCGTGTCCCTTCGACGGCTGACGCCGCCCGGGTTTTTGGTTCGAGCGTTTGCGAGTGGATCCACAGGCTGCCACTCATGA
- a CDS encoding C39 family peptidase: MDGKRQEKMKRYMLASVFVLFTLSLYDSSSAQTCTPDYGFATVTPRSQETGQWCWAATQQMVMESHGNQYSIPQCLLVTEILRGQRRISRNVRSCCDPEYMLDPVCSRPSWPDFPKKNFNTIRTHLRPAQGLSWEEITDQICRGHPLVITLEFSQSSHQYVVAGYRVLGNGKRLIYVLDPLGIDESDPTATEDRWRSFQYFYVEAWGGQAKHSYDYIEICPYETMMDGKCG; the protein is encoded by the coding sequence ATGGATGGCAAGAGGCAAGAGAAGATGAAAAGATACATGCTCGCAAGTGTATTTGTGCTCTTCACATTATCACTGTACGATTCTAGCTCGGCACAGACGTGTACTCCCGATTACGGATTCGCAACAGTTACACCGCGATCTCAAGAAACTGGCCAGTGGTGCTGGGCAGCGACCCAACAGATGGTCATGGAATCCCATGGAAATCAGTATTCAATACCTCAGTGTCTTCTCGTCACAGAGATTTTACGCGGCCAGCGGAGGATTTCCCGCAATGTCCGTAGCTGCTGCGACCCAGAATATATGTTAGATCCAGTTTGTTCTCGCCCAAGTTGGCCGGACTTTCCAAAAAAAAATTTTAATACGATTAGAACACACCTACGACCCGCGCAGGGTCTTAGTTGGGAGGAGATAACGGACCAAATCTGCCGCGGCCATCCGCTTGTTATCACCTTAGAATTTAGCCAAAGTTCACACCAATACGTGGTGGCGGGATACAGAGTGTTGGGAAACGGCAAGCGACTGATATATGTCCTTGATCCTCTCGGGATTGACGAGAGCGACCCGACGGCCACAGAAGATCGCTGGCGATCCTTTCAGTATTTCTATGTTGAAGCCTGGGGTGGACAAGCAAAGCATTCCTATGACTATATTGAGATCTGCCCCTACGAAACCATGATGGATGGTAAGTGCGGATAA
- a CDS encoding DUF748 domain-containing protein, with the protein MRQLLRLRVVIGALVGGVVLYTLVGFFLLPYLIKAYGVPAAGEAIKHPVVLHDAAFNPFTLSLQLNGLEVRDSDQTPLLGFEELFVDLDVSTLFLQKIAFDEIRLSMPFVAARVNPEGTLNLMSLAPPPDAAAAKPTQAPSEPKKAMPVEIDLLEIERGILEYRDDSKPRPVLIDVVPIQIVLRNFSTIQSQGSENAHAFKAEIGKDEVVTWEGTIFLEPVESDGRISLSGVKLQTLYQAVRDQFQLDIPQGVLGLSASYHFDLRGQGPAAIVKNGKVSLRNLAIVERGGIEPVVNIPAFDVEGIHLDLQKQTIDITKVHSMNARFDAWLETDGVLNYQSLFTPVDGREAAKKPSSANAKEEKPAKPWSITVDEVAIKNYGASFEDRTLERPGHVNIDAMNVTVKDVHIPFRKPLPIDLSLKLNETGSIDVKGKVGVEPLGADVDLKLEHIDIHPFQPYLDRFLTADVAEGAIDLNGTAHFAKEHVNEPLLGFQGNLAVNRLAIVDRKDFENVVTWKALNVNHIALDVEPTAVKIAEIVWQEPSIQMMIDADGQLNLSRLAASPPQGDQAADQKGPKAEKSPAKPTEPVAVTIDQVKLVKLAATYQDLSIEPKVRTSLTDFGGTIKGLSSKQLKKADINLTGRVGRAAPLKIAGKINPLSEDAFTDLIITLGGMDLTPSSPYTGKYVGYGLSRGKLSLDLRYKVSQKVLEAENLVHLDQLTFGEKTNSPDATSLPVPLLVALLKDRKGMIDIDMPIRGNLKDPDFKYGKVVLSTLLNLLGKVVASPFALMGKLVPGGGGEEDLQFIEFQPGSASLVNGEMAKLDALEKALDERTGLRLDITGTFDATLDGAVLRTMKLREQLFALRGGAKSDQEELSPQEEQRLVEKLFARLPVQPADQTADGSAQPTVEEMRRKLAAAVQISNSELETLARQRAEAVRNRLLEDGKLTEERVALLDAAGAESGHERVRTQLSLSAESQ; encoded by the coding sequence ATGCGTCAGCTCCTTCGCCTCCGTGTCGTGATCGGCGCTCTAGTGGGAGGTGTTGTTCTTTACACGCTCGTCGGGTTCTTCCTGCTTCCCTATCTCATCAAAGCGTATGGTGTTCCAGCCGCCGGCGAGGCGATCAAGCATCCCGTCGTCCTACATGACGCGGCGTTCAATCCATTCACGCTGTCTCTGCAACTCAATGGATTAGAAGTGCGGGATTCTGATCAGACGCCGCTCTTGGGGTTTGAAGAATTGTTCGTCGATCTTGATGTGAGCACGCTGTTCTTGCAGAAGATCGCGTTCGACGAAATTCGACTGTCGATGCCCTTTGTGGCGGCCAGAGTGAACCCTGAGGGAACGCTGAATCTGATGTCGTTGGCTCCGCCGCCGGATGCCGCCGCGGCGAAGCCGACTCAGGCTCCTAGCGAGCCCAAGAAGGCAATGCCGGTGGAGATCGATCTGCTGGAGATCGAGCGGGGGATTCTGGAATACCGGGATGATAGCAAGCCGAGGCCGGTCCTGATCGATGTCGTCCCGATCCAGATCGTGCTGCGGAACTTCAGCACCATTCAGTCTCAGGGGAGCGAAAACGCCCATGCCTTCAAGGCGGAGATCGGGAAAGACGAAGTGGTGACGTGGGAAGGGACGATCTTTCTGGAACCGGTGGAGTCCGACGGCAGGATCAGCTTATCCGGGGTCAAACTGCAAACCTTGTATCAAGCTGTGCGTGACCAGTTTCAGCTCGATATCCCGCAGGGCGTGCTTGGTCTGTCGGCATCCTATCATTTCGATCTCCGAGGTCAGGGGCCTGCGGCGATCGTAAAGAACGGAAAAGTGTCCCTGCGGAATCTGGCAATCGTGGAACGGGGTGGGATCGAACCGGTGGTCAATATCCCGGCCTTTGATGTGGAGGGGATTCACCTGGATTTGCAAAAACAGACCATCGATATCACCAAGGTCCATTCCATGAATGCCAGGTTCGATGCGTGGCTGGAAACCGATGGTGTGCTCAACTATCAATCGCTCTTTACTCCGGTCGACGGTAGAGAAGCGGCGAAGAAGCCTTCATCTGCAAACGCCAAGGAAGAGAAGCCGGCAAAGCCCTGGTCCATCACTGTCGACGAAGTCGCAATCAAGAACTACGGCGCGTCGTTCGAAGACCGGACGCTTGAGCGCCCCGGCCATGTGAATATAGACGCGATGAACGTCACGGTAAAGGATGTCCATATTCCGTTCCGAAAACCGCTTCCGATCGATCTGTCGCTGAAATTGAATGAGACGGGTTCTATCGACGTGAAGGGGAAGGTGGGGGTGGAACCGCTGGGTGCCGATGTGGATCTCAAACTGGAACACATCGATATCCATCCCTTTCAACCGTACCTCGATCGGTTCCTCACGGCCGACGTCGCGGAGGGCGCGATCGATCTCAATGGAACGGCGCACTTTGCCAAGGAGCATGTGAACGAACCCTTGCTGGGGTTTCAGGGAAACCTGGCGGTGAATCGGCTGGCGATCGTGGATCGGAAAGACTTCGAAAACGTGGTGACGTGGAAAGCGTTGAATGTGAATCACATCGCGCTGGATGTGGAGCCGACGGCGGTGAAGATCGCAGAAATCGTCTGGCAAGAACCGTCCATCCAGATGATGATCGATGCCGACGGGCAACTCAACCTCTCACGTCTCGCCGCGTCGCCTCCTCAGGGCGATCAGGCAGCGGATCAAAAGGGACCCAAGGCCGAGAAGTCTCCAGCCAAACCTACTGAGCCTGTGGCTGTGACCATCGACCAGGTCAAGTTGGTGAAGTTGGCTGCGACGTATCAGGACCTATCCATTGAGCCAAAGGTGCGGACCAGTCTCACGGATTTCGGCGGCACCATTAAAGGATTGTCGTCGAAGCAACTGAAGAAAGCCGACATCAACCTGACAGGCAGAGTCGGACGCGCGGCCCCGCTCAAAATCGCCGGAAAGATCAACCCATTGAGTGAAGACGCTTTCACCGATCTCATCATCACGCTCGGCGGAATGGATCTGACACCGAGCAGTCCCTACACCGGCAAGTATGTAGGATATGGCCTGTCCAGAGGCAAGTTGTCGCTCGATTTGAGGTACAAGGTGTCGCAGAAAGTGTTGGAAGCGGAGAACCTTGTGCATCTCGACCAATTGACGTTTGGCGAGAAGACGAACAGCCCGGATGCGACCTCGCTTCCCGTTCCGCTTCTTGTGGCGCTCCTGAAAGATCGCAAGGGGATGATTGATATCGATATGCCCATTCGAGGCAATCTGAAGGATCCGGATTTCAAATACGGCAAGGTGGTCCTTTCGACGTTGCTCAATCTGCTGGGGAAAGTCGTCGCCTCGCCCTTTGCCTTGATGGGGAAGCTCGTACCGGGTGGCGGGGGCGAGGAGGATCTGCAATTTATCGAGTTTCAGCCCGGGAGTGCTTCGCTGGTCAACGGTGAGATGGCAAAACTCGACGCATTGGAGAAAGCGTTGGATGAGCGAACTGGGCTTCGGCTGGATATCACGGGAACGTTTGATGCGACGCTTGACGGTGCGGTGCTTCGCACGATGAAACTGCGGGAGCAACTCTTCGCGCTACGCGGTGGAGCGAAATCCGATCAGGAGGAGCTTTCGCCACAAGAGGAGCAGCGTCTGGTGGAAAAACTCTTCGCCAGACTGCCGGTGCAACCCGCAGACCAGACCGCAGATGGGTCTGCTCAGCCGACGGTGGAAGAGATGAGGCGGAAATTGGCGGCAGCCGTACAGATATCCAACAGCGAGCTGGAAACGCTGGCCCGCCAACGCGCTGAGGCGGTACGCAATCGGCTCCTGGAAGATGGAAAGCTGACGGAGGAGCGAGTCGCTCTCCTCGATGCGGCCGGTGCCGAGTCCGGCCATGAAAGGGTTCGAACTCAATTGTCGCTGTCTGCCGAATCCCAATAG
- a CDS encoding pentapeptide repeat-containing protein, whose amino-acid sequence MYLMLREGCIKEFNVKKAAGDTCDLRGCDLRGLDLRGLDADGLDFSDCYFRQSDLRGIDLSKAIMDGASINACKISGVLFPRELSASEIELSLLHGTRMRYNVK is encoded by the coding sequence ATGTATTTGATGCTGCGTGAAGGCTGCATCAAGGAGTTCAACGTCAAGAAGGCTGCGGGGGATACATGTGATCTACGGGGATGTGATCTGCGTGGTCTCGATCTTCGGGGTCTCGACGCGGACGGGCTCGATTTCAGCGACTGCTACTTTCGGCAATCCGATCTCCGAGGTATCGACTTAAGCAAGGCGATTATGGACGGTGCCAGTATCAACGCCTGTAAGATTTCAGGGGTACTCTTTCCTCGGGAGCTCAGCGCTTCGGAGATTGAGCTGTCACTCCTGCACGGGACACGGATGCGGTACAACGTAAAGTGA
- a CDS encoding peroxiredoxin, which translates to MAVRLGDEAPNFTAETTEGTINFHEWLGNSWGILFSHPKDYTPVCTTELGTMAKITPEFKKRGVKVIAVSVDPMDSHKGWINDINETQKTTVNYPIIADPDKKVATLYDMIHPNALDNMTVRSVFMIGPDKKVKLSLTYPASCGRNFDELLRVIDSLQLTSKFKVATPANWKEGEDCIITPAVSDAEAKDLFPKGFKTVKPYLRYTPQPNR; encoded by the coding sequence ATGGCTGTGCGATTGGGAGACGAAGCGCCGAATTTTACGGCGGAGACGACGGAGGGAACCATCAATTTTCATGAATGGCTTGGAAACAGCTGGGGGATCCTATTCTCACACCCCAAGGACTATACACCCGTCTGCACGACAGAGTTGGGGACGATGGCCAAGATCACGCCGGAGTTCAAGAAGCGGGGAGTGAAGGTCATTGCCGTCAGCGTCGATCCGATGGATTCTCATAAGGGTTGGATCAACGACATCAACGAAACCCAAAAAACGACGGTGAATTATCCCATCATTGCCGACCCGGATAAGAAGGTGGCGACGCTGTACGACATGATCCATCCCAATGCCCTCGATAATATGACCGTGCGATCGGTTTTTATGATCGGTCCCGACAAGAAAGTGAAGCTGTCATTGACCTATCCGGCGTCCTGCGGCCGGAACTTCGATGAGCTGTTGAGGGTGATTGACTCCCTGCAACTGACGTCGAAGTTCAAAGTCGCGACCCCGGCGAACTGGAAAGAGGGCGAAGATTGCATCATCACTCCAGCGGTGAGTGACGCCGAGGCGAAAGATCTCTTCCCCAAGGGATTCAAGACCGTGAAGCCTTATTTGCGGTATACGCCGCAACCCAATCGGTAA